The following proteins are encoded in a genomic region of Alistipes shahii WAL 8301:
- the gdhA gene encoding NADP-specific glutamate dehydrogenase: MNVNKIMAELERKHPGESEYLQAVREVLMTVEDAYNQHPEFEANRIAERIVEPDRTFTFKVVWVDDKGDVQVNTGYRVQFNNAIGPYKGGLRFHPSVNPSILKFLGFEQIFKNALTTLPMGGAKGGSDFNPKGKSDREVMRFCQAFMTELWRHIGPQTDVPAGDIGVGGREIGYLYGMYRKLAQENTGVLTGKGMTYGGSLIRPEATGFGAVYFLRQMLEKAGMDIKGQTIAISGFGNVAWGAATKATELGAKVVTISGPDGYIYDPAGLDAEKIAYMLELRASNNDVVEPYAAKFPGSQFFAGKKPWEVKVDIAMPCATQNELDGEDAKQLLANGVKVVAEVSNMGCRPEAIDAFIAAKIPYGPGKAVNAGGVATSGLEMTQNSQKLNWTAEEVDAKLHQIMSSIHHACVEYGTEKDGYLNYMKGANIAGFMKVAKSMVEQGVI, translated from the coding sequence ATGAACGTTAACAAAATTATGGCGGAACTCGAGCGCAAGCACCCCGGCGAAAGCGAATACCTGCAAGCCGTGCGCGAAGTTCTGATGACCGTGGAGGATGCTTACAACCAGCACCCGGAATTCGAGGCAAACCGCATCGCCGAACGCATCGTGGAACCCGACCGAACCTTCACGTTCAAGGTCGTATGGGTCGACGACAAGGGCGACGTGCAGGTGAACACGGGCTACCGCGTGCAGTTCAACAACGCCATCGGCCCCTACAAGGGCGGACTGCGCTTCCACCCCTCGGTGAACCCCTCGATCCTGAAGTTCCTCGGTTTCGAGCAGATCTTCAAGAACGCGCTGACGACCCTTCCGATGGGCGGCGCGAAGGGCGGTTCGGATTTCAACCCCAAAGGCAAGTCGGACCGTGAGGTGATGCGCTTCTGCCAGGCCTTCATGACCGAACTGTGGCGTCACATCGGTCCGCAGACCGACGTTCCGGCAGGCGACATCGGCGTCGGCGGACGCGAAATCGGCTATCTCTACGGCATGTACCGCAAGCTGGCCCAGGAGAACACCGGCGTGCTGACGGGCAAGGGCATGACCTACGGCGGTTCGCTGATCCGTCCCGAGGCGACGGGCTTCGGAGCCGTCTATTTCCTGCGTCAGATGCTCGAAAAGGCCGGCATGGACATCAAGGGCCAGACCATCGCCATCTCGGGCTTCGGCAACGTGGCCTGGGGCGCGGCGACGAAGGCCACGGAACTGGGCGCCAAGGTGGTGACGATCTCGGGTCCCGACGGATACATCTACGATCCTGCGGGTCTCGACGCCGAGAAGATCGCCTACATGCTCGAACTGCGCGCGTCGAACAACGACGTGGTGGAGCCATACGCCGCGAAATTCCCCGGCTCGCAGTTCTTCGCGGGCAAGAAACCGTGGGAGGTCAAGGTGGACATCGCCATGCCGTGCGCCACGCAGAACGAGCTGGACGGCGAGGACGCCAAACAGCTGCTGGCCAACGGCGTGAAGGTCGTGGCCGAGGTTTCGAACATGGGCTGCCGCCCGGAGGCCATCGACGCCTTCATCGCGGCGAAGATTCCCTACGGACCGGGCAAGGCCGTGAACGCCGGCGGCGTGGCCACGTCGGGTCTCGAAATGACGCAGAACTCGCAGAAACTCAACTGGACGGCCGAGGAGGTCGACGCCAAGCTGCACCAGATCATGTCGTCGATCCACCACGCCTGCGTGGAGTACGGCACCGAGAAGGACGGCTACCTCAACTACATGAAGGGCGCGAACATCGCGGGCTTTATGAAAGTCGCCAAGTCGATGGTCGAGCAGGGAGTCATATAG
- a CDS encoding WG repeat-containing protein produces the protein MRPYILLISLALSSCAASQCPQLYMNRTRGSAPCYFTDEYGHAVFGNARYEDARQFIGDRAAVRLNGKWGFIDPSGATAVPLQYDWCGSFGEYGFDKSVAMVKNEVDKFKVPILSDCPTALIDRKGNRITPFYGFIFPVRDKVAFVNDGRTDFADTRLQNLGFADGKWGCVDPKGRLVVPCVYELAYLLIATPGFTIVRRDGKWGMLNDRGRPIVPCVYDAVYYKEGHTVIDTQADTSEAGKSVAAPNGGFREKLLYMQKEGETEIFTEKGRRVRGQ, from the coding sequence ATGCGTCCATATATCTTATTAATCAGCCTTGCGCTGTCATCGTGCGCCGCTTCGCAGTGTCCGCAGCTTTACATGAACCGGACGCGGGGTTCCGCCCCGTGTTATTTCACCGACGAATACGGCCACGCCGTTTTCGGGAATGCCCGCTACGAAGACGCCCGGCAGTTTATCGGCGACCGGGCCGCCGTACGGCTCAACGGCAAATGGGGGTTCATCGACCCCTCGGGCGCAACGGCCGTCCCCCTGCAATACGACTGGTGCGGCAGTTTCGGGGAATACGGGTTCGACAAGAGCGTCGCGATGGTCAAAAACGAAGTCGACAAATTCAAAGTGCCGATTCTCTCGGATTGCCCGACGGCCCTGATCGACCGGAAAGGCAACCGGATCACGCCGTTCTACGGGTTCATCTTCCCGGTCCGGGACAAGGTGGCGTTCGTGAACGACGGTCGCACGGATTTCGCGGACACCCGGTTGCAGAACCTGGGCTTCGCCGACGGGAAATGGGGCTGCGTCGATCCGAAAGGCCGCCTCGTCGTGCCGTGCGTCTATGAGCTGGCGTACCTGCTCATAGCCACCCCCGGATTCACAATCGTCCGGCGCGACGGCAAGTGGGGCATGCTGAACGACCGCGGCCGACCGATCGTCCCGTGCGTCTACGACGCTGTTTATTACAAGGAGGGACATACCGTCATCGACACGCAGGCCGACACGTCAGAAGCCGGAAAGAGCGTCGCGGCTCCGAACGGCGGTTTCCGGGAAAAACTGCTCTACATGCAGAAAGAGGGCGAAACAGAGATTTTCACCGAGAAAGGCAGACGGGTGCGCGGTCAATAA
- a CDS encoding glucose-6-phosphate isomerase: protein MKNVKLDIAKTGIEISADIEAKAQAANALLHSGKGAGNDFLGWVHLPSSISENEIDAIRKEAAKLRSKADVVVCIGIGGSYLGAKAVLEAMSDPFKLLHKEQKDPTVIFAGQNISEDYTAELLAALKEHSIAAIVISKSGTTTEPAIAFRLIKAEIEKRYGKKEAAERIVAITDKARGALKTLATQEGYPTFVIPDDVGGRFSVLTPVGLLPLAVAGVDIAALVRGAQEMEKATAEGVAFKENPAAVYAAVRNILYNGGKKIEILGSYEPKLQYINEWWKQLYGESEGKQGKGIFPASVTLTADLHSMGQYIQDGERTLFETIISVAKPAAEVLIEADGENLDGLNFLAGKRISEVNRMAELGVQLAHVDGGVPNIRIEIPEISESVIGGLLYFFEKACGISGYMLGVNPFDQPGVEAYKKNMFALLDKPGYEEASKAIKARL, encoded by the coding sequence ATGAAAAATGTGAAATTGGACATTGCCAAGACGGGCATTGAAATTTCCGCCGACATCGAGGCCAAAGCGCAGGCCGCCAATGCCCTGCTGCATTCGGGCAAAGGCGCCGGCAACGATTTTCTGGGTTGGGTGCACCTCCCCTCCTCGATTTCGGAGAACGAGATCGACGCCATCCGGAAGGAGGCTGCGAAACTGCGCTCGAAGGCCGACGTGGTCGTCTGCATCGGCATCGGCGGCTCGTACCTCGGCGCCAAGGCCGTGCTCGAAGCCATGAGCGATCCCTTCAAACTCCTGCACAAGGAGCAGAAGGACCCCACGGTCATTTTCGCCGGACAGAACATTTCGGAGGATTACACCGCCGAACTGCTCGCCGCGCTGAAGGAGCATTCGATCGCCGCCATCGTGATTTCGAAGTCGGGCACGACGACCGAGCCGGCCATCGCGTTCCGCCTCATAAAGGCCGAGATCGAGAAGCGTTACGGCAAGAAGGAGGCTGCGGAGCGCATCGTGGCCATCACCGACAAGGCGCGCGGGGCGTTGAAGACGCTCGCCACGCAGGAGGGATACCCGACGTTCGTCATTCCCGACGATGTGGGCGGACGCTTCTCGGTGCTGACCCCCGTGGGGCTGCTGCCGCTGGCCGTCGCCGGCGTGGACATCGCGGCTCTCGTCCGCGGTGCGCAGGAGATGGAGAAGGCCACGGCCGAAGGCGTCGCTTTCAAGGAGAATCCGGCAGCCGTCTACGCCGCCGTGCGCAACATCCTCTACAACGGAGGCAAGAAGATCGAAATCCTGGGTTCCTACGAGCCTAAACTGCAATATATCAACGAGTGGTGGAAACAGCTCTACGGCGAGAGCGAGGGCAAGCAGGGCAAGGGCATCTTCCCGGCGAGCGTCACGCTGACGGCCGACCTGCACTCGATGGGCCAGTATATCCAGGACGGCGAGCGCACCCTGTTCGAGACGATCATTTCGGTGGCCAAACCCGCCGCCGAAGTGCTGATCGAGGCTGACGGGGAGAACCTCGACGGGCTGAACTTCCTGGCCGGGAAGCGCATTTCGGAGGTCAACCGCATGGCCGAGCTGGGCGTTCAGCTGGCCCACGTGGACGGCGGCGTGCCGAACATCCGCATCGAGATTCCCGAAATCTCGGAGAGCGTGATCGGCGGCCTGCTGTACTTCTTCGAGAAGGCCTGCGGCATCAGCGGCTATATGCTGGGCGTGAATCCCTTCGACCAGCCGGGCGTCGAGGCCTACAAGAAGAACATGTTCGCCCTGCTGGACAAACCCGGCTACGAGGAGGCTTCGAAAGCTATCAAGGCCCGTTTGTAA
- a CDS encoding NAD(P)H-dependent glycerol-3-phosphate dehydrogenase — MEYKIGTDARCAVIGYGSWATAIVGLLAANGRRVGWYVRNPEVLESLCSDGRNPRYLNDLEFDRNSIAPSSDLDAVVRDADIVILATPSAYLKDFLAPLTVPLRDKFVVSAIKGIVPGDYQTVVEYIHDHYGLSYRQIGLVTGPSHAEEVSRGKLSYLTVVCADPENARCIGERFAGENIRLSYSADLYGVEYAAILKNIYALSVGIAVGLGYGDNFLAVLIANAAGEMTRFLEESYPDERNTQVSAYLGDLLVTCYSTYSRNRRLGLLIGHGCTVKSALNEMTMVAEGYFAADCIRHINFRHRVDMPIADMVYRVLYEGASARRCMQELTTKLI, encoded by the coding sequence ATGGAATACAAAATCGGAACCGACGCCCGCTGTGCGGTCATCGGCTATGGAAGCTGGGCGACGGCCATCGTCGGACTGCTTGCAGCCAACGGCCGGCGCGTAGGGTGGTATGTCCGCAATCCCGAGGTGCTCGAATCGCTGTGCTCGGACGGCCGCAACCCCCGCTATCTGAACGATCTGGAGTTCGACCGCAACAGCATCGCCCCCTCTTCCGACCTCGACGCCGTGGTGCGCGACGCCGACATCGTGATCCTCGCCACGCCTTCGGCCTACCTCAAGGATTTCCTCGCCCCGCTGACCGTTCCGCTCCGTGACAAATTCGTCGTTTCGGCCATCAAGGGCATCGTCCCGGGCGACTACCAGACCGTCGTGGAGTACATCCACGACCATTACGGGCTGTCGTATAGGCAGATCGGGCTGGTGACCGGGCCTTCGCACGCCGAGGAGGTCTCGCGCGGCAAGCTTTCGTACCTCACGGTCGTCTGCGCCGATCCCGAAAACGCGCGGTGCATCGGCGAACGCTTTGCCGGGGAGAACATTCGCCTCAGCTATTCCGCGGATCTCTATGGCGTCGAATACGCCGCAATTCTCAAGAATATCTACGCCCTTTCGGTCGGCATCGCCGTGGGGCTGGGCTACGGCGACAATTTTCTGGCCGTGCTGATCGCCAATGCGGCGGGCGAGATGACGCGTTTCCTGGAGGAGAGTTATCCCGATGAGCGCAACACGCAGGTCTCGGCCTATCTGGGCGACCTGCTGGTGACCTGCTATTCGACTTACAGCCGCAACCGCCGGCTGGGGCTGCTCATCGGCCACGGCTGTACCGTCAAGAGCGCCCTGAACGAGATGACGATGGTCGCTGAGGGCTATTTCGCGGCCGACTGCATCCGTCACATCAACTTCCGCCACCGGGTCGACATGCCCATCGCCGACATGGTTTACCGGGTGCTCTACGAGGGCGCCTCGGCGCGCAGGTGCATGCAGGAACTGACAACCAAATTAATTTAG
- a CDS encoding rod shape-determining protein, producing the protein MGIFSLTQELAIDLGTANTLIIYNGKVVVDEPSIVALDVHTGKLVAIGQQARQMHEKTNPNIKTIRPLKDGVIADFNATELMLRGMIKKVKTSGSLFAPSLRMVICIPSGSTNVEIRAVRDSAEHAGGREVYMIYEPMAAALGAGLDVEAPEGNMVIDIGGGTSEIACISLGGIVCSESINTAGDVFTNDIQSYVRQQHNIRIGERTAEAIKCSIGAAVSDLEQEPEDFVVTGPNMLTALPQTVSLSYSEIAYALEKSLTKIDAALMKVLESMPPELYADIVKNGIYLAGGGALIKGLDRRLNEKTGIPFHIAEDPLRAIARGTGIALKNINRFSFLMK; encoded by the coding sequence ATGGGAATTTTTTCATTGACACAGGAGTTGGCCATCGACCTCGGAACGGCCAACACGCTGATAATTTACAACGGAAAGGTCGTCGTCGACGAACCTTCGATCGTGGCGCTGGACGTCCACACGGGCAAGCTCGTGGCCATCGGCCAGCAGGCCCGCCAGATGCACGAGAAGACCAACCCGAACATCAAAACCATCCGTCCGCTCAAAGACGGCGTGATCGCCGACTTCAACGCCACGGAGTTGATGCTGCGCGGCATGATCAAGAAGGTCAAGACCTCGGGCAGCCTCTTCGCACCCTCGCTGCGCATGGTGATCTGCATTCCCTCCGGGTCGACCAACGTCGAAATACGCGCCGTGCGCGACTCGGCCGAACACGCCGGAGGACGCGAAGTCTACATGATCTACGAACCGATGGCCGCGGCGCTCGGCGCGGGTCTCGACGTGGAGGCCCCCGAAGGCAACATGGTCATCGACATCGGCGGCGGCACGTCGGAGATCGCCTGCATCTCGCTGGGGGGCATCGTCTGCTCGGAGTCGATCAACACCGCGGGCGACGTCTTCACCAACGACATCCAGAGCTACGTCCGCCAGCAGCACAACATCCGCATCGGCGAACGCACGGCCGAGGCGATCAAATGTTCGATCGGCGCCGCCGTTTCGGACCTGGAGCAGGAGCCCGAGGACTTCGTCGTGACGGGTCCCAACATGCTGACCGCACTGCCCCAGACCGTGTCGCTCTCGTACAGCGAAATCGCCTACGCGCTGGAAAAGTCGCTCACGAAGATCGACGCGGCGCTGATGAAGGTGCTCGAATCCATGCCGCCCGAGCTGTACGCCGACATCGTGAAGAACGGCATCTACCTCGCCGGCGGCGGCGCGCTGATCAAGGGACTCGACCGGCGGCTGAACGAAAAGACCGGCATTCCGTTCCACATCGCCGAAGACCCGCTGCGGGCCATCGCCCGCGGAACGGGAATCGCGCTGAAGAATATCAACCGGTTCTCGTTCCTGATGAAGTGA
- the mreC gene encoding rod shape-determining protein MreC → MRKLFEFIRSIYVVVLFVALEVAAISYYAHSTHYTQARLLARSNQVAGGVHGFFAGIRRYFSLGHENRLLLGRVAQLEERLAQYEEAETNARLDSYMQDIGESKYRFVTASVVANTVNRAQNLITLNRGRQDGVVEEMAVLSPDGAMAGYVVDCTERYAVAMSVLNTSFRASGKLADAEYYGSIYWDGLDQNVVILGELSKYADPKPGQEVVTTGFSQYFPADVLIGWVESASLNETRTAYTVRVRLAAEMSRLNEVVLVGNRDFYEIRNLQQSEQIEQHTRND, encoded by the coding sequence TTGCGCAAACTGTTCGAGTTCATACGAAGCATCTACGTCGTGGTGCTGTTCGTGGCGTTGGAGGTCGCGGCCATCAGCTACTACGCCCACTCCACCCACTACACCCAGGCCCGGCTGCTCGCACGGTCGAACCAGGTGGCGGGAGGCGTGCACGGATTTTTCGCGGGCATAAGGCGTTACTTCAGCCTCGGACACGAAAACCGGCTGCTGCTGGGCCGCGTCGCACAGCTCGAAGAGCGGCTCGCCCAGTACGAGGAGGCCGAAACCAACGCGCGGCTGGACAGCTATATGCAGGACATCGGCGAATCGAAATACCGCTTCGTCACGGCATCGGTCGTGGCCAACACGGTCAACCGGGCGCAGAACCTCATCACGCTCAACCGCGGACGTCAGGACGGCGTGGTCGAAGAGATGGCCGTCCTCTCGCCCGACGGCGCGATGGCCGGCTACGTCGTCGACTGCACGGAACGCTACGCCGTGGCGATGTCGGTGCTGAACACCTCGTTCCGGGCCAGCGGCAAGCTCGCCGACGCCGAATATTACGGCTCGATCTATTGGGACGGGCTGGACCAGAACGTGGTGATCCTCGGCGAGCTGTCGAAATACGCCGACCCGAAGCCCGGACAGGAGGTCGTGACGACCGGATTCTCGCAGTATTTTCCCGCCGACGTGCTGATCGGCTGGGTCGAGAGCGCCTCGCTCAACGAGACCCGCACGGCCTACACGGTACGGGTGCGGCTCGCAGCCGAAATGTCGCGGCTGAACGAAGTCGTGCTGGTCGGCAACCGCGACTTCTACGAAATCCGCAACCTGCAGCAAAGCGAACAAATCGAACAACACACCCGGAACGACTAA
- a CDS encoding peptidoglycan D,D-transpeptidase FtsI family protein: MRNSESFMRMRTLQVIVLLIFALIVGRLAYIQLFDSRYDDLARANVLRHVVQYPPRGEVFDRNGEYLVQSRECYDLMVISSEIGKQGFDTARMCDVLGLSRARLERELANARMRPRAPRLIMNYISKEDKLRFDECNFRGFYTVYRTVRRYPREVGGNLLGYVSEVNPDYLKRNPEYKTGDYVGMNGVESAYEPQLRGRKGVRIQEIDTHGAIKGSYMNGRYDSVPEPGRYLVSTIDARLQLLGEELMRGKVGAAVAIEPSTGEILMMVSSPTYDPDQLVGRQRGNNYMKMLYNKRKPLFNRAVKAKYPPGSTFKLVQGLIGLQEGVLRPSDLHSCHMGYQAGRLKMACHAHASPLDLRFAVATSCNAYFCYVFRDILDNPKYGSVKEGYDVWKQYVESFGFGRKLGSDFLDEGNGYVPDRAYYDRQYRGSWNSLTVLSLSIGQDALGCTPLQLANLACIVANRGYYYIPHIVKKIEGQDSLDARFYERHYTMVEPKHFEPIVEGMWRGVNVGGTSTRARLEGLDVCGKTGTAENPRGRDHSTFLSFAPKDNPKIAISVYVENGGFGASAALPIASLLEEYYLTDTIRRPELLQYIKDMNIYYPAYDK; encoded by the coding sequence ATGAGAAACTCCGAGAGTTTCATGCGGATGCGCACCCTGCAAGTCATCGTCCTGCTGATCTTCGCGCTGATCGTCGGACGGCTGGCCTACATCCAGCTCTTCGATTCGCGCTACGACGATCTGGCGCGCGCCAACGTGCTGCGCCACGTCGTGCAGTACCCGCCGCGCGGCGAGGTCTTCGACCGCAACGGCGAATATCTGGTGCAGAGCCGCGAATGCTACGACCTGATGGTCATATCGAGCGAAATCGGCAAACAGGGCTTCGACACGGCCCGCATGTGCGACGTGCTGGGACTTTCGCGCGCCCGGCTCGAACGCGAACTGGCCAACGCGCGGATGCGTCCGCGGGCGCCGCGGCTGATTATGAACTACATCTCCAAGGAGGACAAACTGCGCTTCGACGAGTGCAACTTCCGGGGGTTCTACACCGTCTACCGCACCGTCCGCCGGTATCCCCGCGAAGTGGGCGGCAACCTGCTGGGGTATGTGAGCGAGGTGAACCCCGACTACCTGAAGCGCAACCCCGAATACAAGACGGGCGACTACGTAGGGATGAACGGCGTGGAGTCGGCCTACGAGCCGCAGCTCCGGGGCCGCAAGGGCGTCCGGATTCAGGAGATCGACACCCACGGGGCGATCAAGGGTTCCTACATGAACGGCCGCTACGACTCGGTTCCCGAACCGGGACGCTATCTGGTGAGCACCATCGACGCCCGCCTGCAACTGCTGGGCGAGGAGCTGATGCGCGGCAAGGTGGGAGCCGCGGTGGCCATCGAGCCTTCGACGGGCGAAATCCTGATGATGGTCTCCTCGCCGACGTACGATCCGGACCAGCTGGTGGGGCGCCAGCGGGGCAACAACTACATGAAGATGCTCTACAACAAGCGCAAGCCGCTGTTCAACCGTGCGGTGAAGGCCAAATATCCCCCGGGGTCGACCTTCAAGCTGGTGCAGGGGCTGATCGGCCTTCAGGAAGGGGTGCTCCGGCCTTCGGACCTGCACTCCTGCCACATGGGCTACCAGGCGGGCCGCCTGAAGATGGCCTGCCACGCCCACGCCTCGCCGCTGGACCTGCGCTTCGCGGTGGCGACCTCGTGCAACGCCTACTTCTGCTACGTCTTCCGCGACATCCTCGACAACCCCAAATACGGAAGCGTGAAGGAGGGTTACGACGTCTGGAAACAATATGTCGAGAGCTTCGGATTCGGGCGCAAGCTGGGTTCGGACTTCCTCGACGAGGGCAACGGATACGTGCCCGACCGCGCCTACTACGACCGCCAGTACCGGGGTTCGTGGAACTCGCTCACGGTGCTGTCGCTCTCGATCGGGCAGGATGCGCTGGGCTGCACGCCGTTGCAGCTGGCCAATCTGGCGTGCATCGTGGCCAACCGCGGCTACTACTACATCCCGCACATCGTGAAGAAGATCGAAGGACAGGACTCGCTCGACGCGCGTTTCTACGAACGCCACTACACGATGGTCGAACCGAAACACTTCGAACCCATCGTCGAGGGCATGTGGCGGGGCGTGAACGTCGGGGGAACCTCGACCCGCGCCCGGCTCGAAGGATTGGACGTCTGCGGCAAGACCGGAACGGCCGAAAACCCGCGCGGCCGCGACCACTCGACCTTTCTCTCGTTCGCACCGAAGGACAATCCGAAGATCGCCATTTCGGTCTACGTCGAAAACGGCGGATTCGGCGCCTCGGCGGCCCTGCCGATCGCCAGCCTGCTGGAAGAGTACTACCTGACGGACACGATCCGCAGGCCCGAACTGCTGCAATACATCAAGGACATGAACATCTATTATCCCGCTTATGACAAATAA
- the rodA gene encoding rod shape-determining protein RodA, whose product MTNNRHNGIFYGVDGWTVLLYVLIVAAGWISITSASYDDSAADLLSFSHFYMKQLMWIGMAWVTAIIVLLLDERFYHMFAYPAYLGGIALLVAALLFGREVNGAKAWFEFGSLRVQPVEFAKIATALALARVMSEYSFSINRAGDLMKVAVVICIPLFIIILQNDTGSGIVLGSFLFVLYREGLNKWLCIPVLLIAALFIVSFLLSPMTLLVALILVCTLSEAMMNGQWRSRLVFLAAVMLSAILLCLVMALIAPGTLDLYHSLLTTTLAAVVFAAVYAYRSNLANIFITLGLFVGSLVFLPTTDYIFNSILKQHQRDRILSFLGIISDPLGTDYNVNQAKIAIGSGNFWGKGFLEGTQIKYGFVPEKHTDFIFCTVGEEWGFLGSVVVLTLLCLLILRLMRMGERQQEPFGRIYCYCVAAILLFHVLVNVGMTIGLMPVMGIPLPFMSYGGSSLIAFTILLFIAVRLDASTRQFSVHKL is encoded by the coding sequence ATGACAAATAACCGGCATAACGGCATCTTTTACGGCGTGGACGGCTGGACCGTCCTGCTCTACGTGCTGATCGTCGCGGCGGGATGGATCTCGATCACTTCGGCGTCGTACGACGACAGCGCGGCCGACCTGCTCTCGTTCTCGCACTTCTACATGAAGCAGCTGATGTGGATCGGCATGGCGTGGGTCACGGCGATCATCGTCCTGCTGCTCGACGAACGGTTCTACCACATGTTCGCCTACCCGGCCTATCTGGGCGGCATCGCGCTGCTCGTGGCCGCGCTGCTCTTCGGCCGCGAGGTCAACGGCGCGAAGGCGTGGTTCGAGTTCGGGTCGCTGCGCGTGCAGCCCGTGGAGTTCGCCAAGATCGCCACGGCCCTGGCCCTGGCCCGCGTGATGAGCGAATACTCCTTCTCGATCAACCGCGCGGGCGACTTGATGAAGGTCGCCGTGGTGATCTGCATTCCGCTCTTCATCATCATCCTGCAGAACGACACCGGGTCGGGCATCGTGCTGGGGTCGTTCCTTTTCGTGCTCTACCGCGAAGGGCTGAACAAATGGCTCTGCATCCCGGTGCTGCTGATCGCCGCGCTGTTCATCGTCTCGTTCCTTCTCTCGCCGATGACGCTGCTCGTGGCGCTGATTCTGGTCTGCACGCTCTCCGAGGCGATGATGAACGGCCAGTGGCGTTCGCGCCTCGTGTTCCTGGCCGCGGTGATGCTGTCGGCCATCCTGCTATGCCTCGTGATGGCGCTGATCGCCCCCGGAACGCTCGATCTCTACCACAGCCTGCTCACAACGACCCTCGCGGCCGTGGTCTTCGCTGCCGTATACGCCTACCGCTCGAATCTCGCCAACATCTTCATCACGCTGGGACTGTTCGTCGGTTCGCTCGTCTTCCTGCCCACCACCGACTACATCTTCAATTCGATTCTCAAACAGCACCAGCGCGACCGTATATTAAGCTTCCTGGGCATCATCAGCGACCCGCTCGGAACCGACTACAACGTCAACCAGGCGAAAATCGCCATCGGCTCGGGCAACTTCTGGGGCAAGGGCTTCCTCGAAGGGACCCAGATCAAATACGGGTTCGTCCCCGAAAAGCACACCGACTTCATCTTCTGCACCGTGGGCGAGGAGTGGGGATTCCTCGGCTCGGTCGTGGTGCTGACGCTGCTGTGCCTGCTGATCCTGCGGCTGATGCGCATGGGCGAACGGCAGCAGGAGCCGTTCGGACGCATCTACTGCTACTGCGTGGCGGCGATCCTGCTGTTCCACGTGCTGGTCAACGTGGGCATGACCATCGGCCTGATGCCCGTGATGGGCATTCCGCTGCCGTTTATGAGCTACGGAGGCTCGTCGCTCATCGCCTTCACGATCCTGCTGTTCATCGCCGTGCGGCTCGACGCCTCGACACGACAATTTTCCGTACACAAACTATAA